DNA sequence from the Cohnella herbarum genome:
CCTCGCTGCTCGCCGATATTTGCTGCGAAGCCGCCGCAAGGCTCTGGGAGCTAGACAGAATGTTGCCGACGATACGACGCAAATTGCTCACCATCGTGTCGATGGCTTTACCTAGCGCTCCGATCTCGTCTTTGGTCTGAATATTTACCGTATCTCTTAGATCCCCGTCCGCAACCTTGCTGACAAGAGCGACGACCCTGCTAAGAGGCTTCGCGATGATCTGGGAGATAAAGTAGCCGAAAGCGATACTTAAAATAACGGCCGCAATAAGAACAACGATTGTTATATTACGAGATGTGTCATAGAGCTGGGCTCCATCGTCCCGGGATTGACTGGCTTCGACCAGATTGATTTCGATGAGCTTATTAAGAATATCCTTGACCTTATTGGTGATCGTCTGATATTCGTTGTCGATTGTTTTTTCCATCTCATCCAGATTTTTTGAATCTTTAAGACTTACCGTCGATTCATAAACATCCAGATATTCGTTCCAACTTTGATCATAGGGCAGAAGCGCTTGTCGGGAATTATCCGACAGTCTCGTATTCTTGAACTTATTCATTGCTTCTTCGATCAATGTAATTTGCGACTTATAAGTGGATTTGGTCGTTGCGATAACCTGCAGATCGTCCACCATGTACAGCTTGCGAAGATTTACTCTCATTTCATTAAAACCAACCTGGGCTTGCTGAAGGGAATTAATCGCTACTAATTGATTGTCATACATATCGTCCAAGCTGCTATTAAGCTTTCCAAGATTGTTCAAACCAAAGATGCCGACGAAAGCCATAATAACCGCGATAATCAAGAAGGAGGAAATCAGTTTAACGCCTGTTTTCAAATCATAGAACCATTTCATCATCTTCACCTCTTCATGTTGTTTGGTTCAAGCTCTGCTCATCATTCGGATAAGGCCGCCAATTTCAAGAATTAACGCTACCTTCCCATTGCCTAGTATCGTTGCTCCGGCAATGCCTTCGATCTGTCCGACAAAATCGCCAAGCGACTTAATAACGATTTCCTGGTTGCCTAGCAACTCGTCCACGGCCAAGGCGTACCTTTTCTCCGCCCGGCCGATAATAACTACCGGGATACGCATTCCTTGCCGAATACGCTTCGGATATCCCAAGCAATCATGCAGCCATACGATCGGAATGACTTGATCCCTGATCGTGACCATCGGCACGCTTCGGATATTTTGTATTTCTTCGAGGGACAACCGGACGATCTCCGCCACGTTGCTCATTGGAATGATATAAGTACTCTCGTTGACGGTTACCAGTAACCCTGTAATTATAGCTAGCGTAAGCGGAAGCCTGATTTTGAACTCCGTGCCTTGTCCTTTAACCGTCTCGATATCCAATCGACCGTTGATTTTCTCGATACCGGCCCGAACGATATCCATTCCCACTC
Encoded proteins:
- a CDS encoding methyl-accepting chemotaxis protein, with amino-acid sequence MMKWFYDLKTGVKLISSFLIIAVIMAFVGIFGLNNLGKLNSSLDDMYDNQLVAINSLQQAQVGFNEMRVNLRKLYMVDDLQVIATTKSTYKSQITLIEEAMNKFKNTRLSDNSRQALLPYDQSWNEYLDVYESTVSLKDSKNLDEMEKTIDNEYQTITNKVKDILNKLIEINLVEASQSRDDGAQLYDTSRNITIVVLIAAVILSIAFGYFISQIIAKPLSRVVALVSKVADGDLRDTVNIQTKDEIGALGKAIDTMVSNLRRIVGNILSSSQSLAAASQQISASSEEIASSNANQADAAQTISELFKELSSAIHSVAQNTELASELSDTAIGVAKDGGEVIRSSMESMNEVSGKMSRLENDSQKIGDIIEVIEDIADQTNLLALNAAIEAARAGEQGRGFAVVADEVRKLAERSSEATKQITGIIKGMQENTKLSVAAVQESASFSQKTGEAFKHIASMVNDAGNKVTEIAAASEEQAAQASTVQEAVENISAATEEAAAASEETATTAQSLAIMAEDLQQAVSIFRIGDHR